One window of the Rufibacter radiotolerans genome contains the following:
- a CDS encoding DoxX family protein — protein MKFTNKVEKWQHKHHPVLYDYGRIALGGFLLFKGASFLFNITPLVQILLDSRLYSVATYLAYFIALVHVIGGAMMMVGWHTRWASIAQIPIVLSALLFFTPAHDLFSIYSPFAVAVYTVLLLVFYAVGGSGFYSFDHRFYIHERREHKMKKSHVLDRNLHHS, from the coding sequence ATGAAATTCACAAATAAAGTAGAAAAATGGCAGCACAAACATCATCCGGTGCTGTATGACTATGGCAGAATAGCATTAGGGGGCTTTCTATTATTTAAGGGTGCTTCCTTTCTGTTTAATATAACACCCCTGGTGCAGATCTTGCTGGATAGCAGGCTTTATTCTGTGGCAACTTACCTGGCATACTTTATTGCTTTGGTACACGTGATAGGTGGGGCCATGATGATGGTAGGGTGGCATACCCGGTGGGCAAGTATTGCACAGATTCCAATTGTGCTGTCTGCTTTGTTATTTTTCACCCCAGCCCATGACCTTTTCTCTATCTACTCACCTTTTGCGGTGGCGGTATATACCGTATTACTTCTTGTTTTTTATGCCGTAGGCGGTTCTGGATTCTATTCCTTTGACCACCGGTTTTATATCCATGAAAGGAGAGAGCATAAAATGAAAAAATCTCATGTGTTAGATAGAAACCTGCATCACTCCTAG
- a CDS encoding chorismate-binding protein has protein sequence MSQESPSFLPPVSLVTSAEETAHTLFTAALAAELPVALWRLPFTQEVQVLVASRVEPELPPLEGPQKGFAFCPFSISATSPINFLPADLYFSGKADAELEFGNNLLPARFKPVFQKTGSKQKQEQAWPSHPDGLPKAITRDAFEQTVATAVKAMQAGCLEKVVLSRTKTLSLFEGFDLLSAFTQLTQLYPNAFISLVAIPGVGTWLGASPEVLVQIDRHHVFKTVALAGTQPLTDGLTPADAIWRQKEIEEQALVQRYIISCFKHLRLRDYVEMGPRTMAAGNLLHLRTDYSAAMEEVGFPELGTQMLELLHPTSAVGGMPKASALHMIQELELHDRRYYSGYLGPVQLGQETNLFVNLRCVELGQDTVTAYAGAGMTPDSNPAKEWQETELKMQTVLRLFQASES, from the coding sequence ATGTCCCAGGAGAGTCCTTCGTTTTTACCCCCGGTTTCGTTAGTTACCTCGGCAGAGGAAACCGCCCATACCCTATTTACTGCCGCCCTTGCCGCCGAACTGCCTGTAGCTCTCTGGCGGCTACCCTTTACCCAGGAGGTGCAGGTACTGGTGGCCAGCCGGGTGGAACCGGAGTTACCGCCCCTGGAAGGCCCCCAAAAAGGCTTCGCGTTTTGCCCTTTCAGCATCTCAGCCACTTCTCCCATTAATTTCCTGCCCGCAGACCTTTATTTTTCCGGCAAAGCCGATGCGGAACTTGAATTTGGGAATAACCTCTTGCCTGCCCGTTTTAAGCCCGTTTTTCAGAAAACAGGCTCAAAACAGAAACAGGAGCAAGCCTGGCCCAGCCACCCAGATGGCCTGCCTAAAGCCATTACCCGCGATGCCTTTGAGCAGACGGTGGCCACCGCGGTAAAGGCCATGCAGGCCGGCTGTCTGGAAAAGGTGGTGCTGTCCCGCACCAAAACGCTGTCCTTGTTTGAAGGGTTTGACCTGTTGTCTGCCTTTACCCAACTCACCCAGCTGTACCCCAACGCTTTTATCTCTTTGGTAGCCATTCCGGGCGTGGGTACCTGGCTGGGCGCTTCGCCGGAGGTGCTGGTACAGATAGACCGGCATCATGTCTTTAAAACGGTGGCGCTGGCAGGAACCCAACCCCTCACCGATGGCCTGACGCCCGCCGATGCCATCTGGCGGCAAAAGGAGATTGAAGAGCAGGCCCTTGTGCAGCGCTACATCATTAGCTGTTTCAAACATTTGCGCCTGCGCGATTACGTGGAGATGGGGCCGCGCACCATGGCGGCGGGAAACCTGCTACACCTGCGCACCGATTACAGCGCCGCCATGGAGGAAGTGGGTTTCCCTGAACTAGGTACCCAAATGCTGGAACTTTTGCACCCCACCTCGGCGGTTGGTGGCATGCCCAAAGCCTCTGCTCTGCATATGATCCAGGAACTGGAACTGCATGACCGCCGCTACTACAGTGGTTACCTGGGACCGGTCCAACTGGGCCAGGAAACCAACCTTTTCGTGAACCTTCGGTGCGTGGAGCTGGGTCAGGACACGGTGACCGCCTACGCGGGGGCCGGCATGACCCCAGATTCTAACCCGGCCAAGGAGTGGCAGGAAACCGAACTCAAAATGCAAACCGTGCTCCGTCTTTTTCAAGCTTCAGAATCATGA
- the menD gene encoding 2-succinyl-5-enolpyruvyl-6-hydroxy-3-cyclohexene-1-carboxylic-acid synthase: MILQSVIDIAEICARKGVQDVVLSPGSRCAPLTLAFARHPQLRVRTVPDERSAAFIGLGIAQQTGRPVVLVCTSGTAAYNYAPAIAEAFYQNIPLLVLTADRPPEWIDQLDGQTIRQTHIYGGHVKRSLDFPVDTAHADAKWFASRLINEALNEATAFPEGPVHVNVPLREPFYPEPGEEFAYKADVKIIEELASGFGLPNQQWETLRQELSAFKRVLVVAGQGRKDQALHEEIVAFCRATGAVLVTDTISNQQKAGDSINFHDVFLGAKHLHGEEALRPDLLITFHKSLISKNLKLFLRKQPGMRHWHVQPAGQVADTFQALTRIVRTTPQAFFQEIGKGEKPLMVTPAFTQAWHELEHQGKSVLARFQENSPFSEFMACYQTLRMLPANSVLHLANSMSVRYANLIGVAEVEGLEVFANRGTSGIDGSTSTAVGAALSTDKLVTLITGDMAFLYDRNALWHNYLPQNLRILVLNNHGGGIFRMIEGPRSQPELRPFFETEQMQTAQATAQEMGFNYVRVADAASLETLFPAFFNPATGPQLLEVETVSAENFAAFESFRDQVRSNICL, encoded by the coding sequence ATGATTTTACAGTCTGTCATAGATATTGCCGAAATATGTGCCCGCAAGGGAGTGCAGGATGTGGTGCTGTCCCCGGGATCCAGGTGTGCGCCGCTCACGCTGGCCTTTGCCCGCCACCCACAGTTGCGCGTGCGCACGGTACCAGATGAGCGCAGCGCGGCCTTTATTGGCTTGGGCATCGCGCAGCAGACTGGTAGGCCGGTGGTGCTGGTGTGTACCTCGGGAACGGCCGCCTATAACTATGCTCCTGCCATTGCCGAGGCTTTTTACCAGAACATTCCGCTGTTGGTACTCACCGCCGACCGCCCACCAGAATGGATTGACCAACTGGACGGGCAGACCATTCGGCAAACCCATATCTATGGCGGCCACGTAAAGCGCAGCCTTGATTTCCCGGTGGATACTGCCCATGCAGATGCCAAGTGGTTCGCCTCCCGGTTGATCAATGAAGCCCTGAATGAGGCCACGGCCTTCCCGGAGGGCCCGGTACACGTGAACGTGCCGCTGCGGGAGCCTTTTTACCCAGAGCCGGGGGAGGAGTTTGCCTATAAAGCCGACGTCAAGATTATTGAGGAACTGGCCTCCGGATTTGGGTTGCCAAATCAACAATGGGAGACACTACGTCAGGAGCTTTCCGCCTTTAAGCGGGTGTTGGTGGTGGCGGGCCAGGGGAGAAAAGACCAGGCATTGCATGAGGAGATTGTGGCGTTCTGCCGGGCCACCGGGGCCGTTTTGGTGACAGACACTATCAGTAACCAACAGAAGGCCGGCGACAGCATAAACTTCCATGACGTTTTTCTGGGAGCCAAACACCTGCACGGGGAGGAAGCCCTGCGGCCAGATCTGTTGATCACCTTCCATAAATCCTTGATCTCCAAAAACCTGAAACTGTTCCTGCGCAAACAGCCAGGTATGCGGCACTGGCACGTGCAGCCCGCCGGGCAGGTGGCCGACACCTTTCAGGCCCTTACCCGCATTGTCAGAACCACGCCGCAGGCCTTTTTCCAGGAGATAGGCAAAGGGGAAAAACCCTTAATGGTGACGCCCGCCTTTACCCAGGCCTGGCATGAGCTGGAACACCAGGGCAAGTCAGTTTTGGCCCGTTTTCAGGAAAACAGCCCTTTTTCGGAATTTATGGCCTGTTACCAGACCCTTAGAATGCTGCCGGCCAACAGCGTGCTGCATCTGGCCAATAGCATGAGCGTGCGCTATGCCAACCTTATCGGAGTAGCCGAGGTGGAGGGCCTGGAAGTGTTTGCCAACCGGGGCACCAGCGGGATAGACGGCAGCACCAGCACGGCCGTAGGGGCGGCGCTCAGCACCGACAAACTGGTTACGCTCATTACCGGCGACATGGCCTTTCTTTATGACCGCAACGCGCTCTGGCACAATTACCTGCCCCAGAACCTGCGCATTTTAGTGCTCAATAACCACGGTGGCGGCATCTTCAGGATGATAGAGGGGCCAAGGTCACAGCCGGAACTCAGACCATTCTTTGAAACAGAACAAATGCAGACGGCGCAGGCCACTGCCCAGGAAATGGGATTTAACTATGTTAGGGTTGCAGATGCAGCTTCTTTAGAAACCCTGTTTCCTGCCTTTTTCAACCCGGCTACGGGGCCTCAGTTATTGGAGGTTGAGACGGTCAGTGCCGAGAATTTTGCCGCATTTGAGTCCTTTAGAGACCAGGTGCGTAGCAACATTTGTTTATAG